In Candidatus Sericytochromatia bacterium, a genomic segment contains:
- a CDS encoding ankyrin repeat domain-containing protein, with product MSSKSFFSLAVAAVVVHAAITPAWAAPARTTQENELIEAAYAGLLPKVQKLLSEGTSVEAQDENGYTALHWAAQSGWPLTSKALLAKGANVNARDYQGRTPLLLATVRGYAGPKAPKFFYEVAKALLAEGADPNMKDNNGLSAAEYARARRMNNVLALFATAKPKASREDAHGHEAPKPEAHGDDHGQPAPKPAAAHGGAHGHAAPKPAAAHGDAHGHAAPKPAAAHGDAHGHAAPKPAAAHGDAHGHAAPKPAAAHGDAHGHAAPKPPAAHGHAAPKPAAPKPAAHGDDHGHSAPKPGAQSALPDTQTLGGGHDMPFEMPAPAKPASIKGGLPSPARPAPIRVAAGDTVTFSSRFKEQLSRLYTAYNDHLAAPESGGERTSDQPLEDKVEQVFNLLAYGSKDSLSRAKLQEARTSLVAAQKMLAASGANSDKIYRQTLDGIAELLSAEAP from the coding sequence ATGTCCTCGAAGTCTTTTTTCAGCCTCGCCGTGGCGGCTGTCGTTGTACACGCGGCCATAACTCCCGCTTGGGCCGCGCCTGCGCGCACGACGCAGGAGAATGAACTGATCGAGGCAGCCTATGCGGGGCTCTTGCCGAAGGTCCAGAAATTGTTGAGTGAGGGCACGTCGGTCGAAGCCCAAGACGAGAACGGCTACACGGCCCTGCATTGGGCTGCGCAATCCGGCTGGCCCCTCACCTCGAAGGCCTTGCTGGCCAAGGGGGCCAACGTCAACGCCAGGGACTATCAGGGGCGCACACCGCTCCTGCTGGCCACCGTGCGCGGTTATGCTGGCCCGAAGGCCCCCAAGTTCTTCTATGAGGTGGCCAAAGCGCTGCTCGCCGAGGGGGCCGACCCCAACATGAAGGACAACAATGGTCTCTCGGCCGCCGAGTACGCCCGCGCACGGCGCATGAATAACGTGCTGGCCCTGTTTGCGACGGCCAAGCCCAAAGCCAGTCGGGAAGATGCCCATGGCCACGAGGCTCCCAAGCCAGAAGCCCACGGTGACGACCACGGCCAACCCGCCCCCAAGCCGGCCGCTGCCCACGGCGGTGCCCACGGTCACGCCGCACCCAAGCCGGCTGCCGCCCACGGCGATGCGCACGGTCACGCCGCACCCAAGCCGGCTGCCGCCCACGGCGATGCCCACGGGCATGCCGCACCCAAGCCGGCTGCCGCCCACGGCGATGCTCACGGGCACGCCGCACCCAAGCCGGCTGCCGCCCACGGCGATGCTCACGGGCACGCTGCCCCCAAGCCGCCTGCCGCCCACGGTCATGCCGCCCCCAAGCCGGCCGCTCCCAAGCCCGCCGCCCACGGAGACGACCATGGCCACAGCGCGCCCAAACCCGGAGCGCAAAGCGCGCTGCCCGATACGCAAACGCTGGGCGGAGGGCACGACATGCCGTTCGAAATGCCTGCGCCGGCCAAGCCTGCCAGCATCAAAGGAGGCCTGCCCTCACCGGCGCGGCCTGCCCCCATTCGCGTGGCGGCGGGTGACACGGTCACCTTCAGTTCGCGCTTCAAGGAGCAACTCTCGCGCCTGTATACAGCCTACAACGATCATCTGGCGGCACCCGAATCAGGGGGGGAACGCACATCCGACCAGCCCTTGGAAGACAAGGTCGAGCAGGTCTTCAACTTGCTCGCTTACGGTAGCAAGGACAGCCTCTCGCGCGCCAAGTTGCAAGAAGCCAGAACGTCGCTGGTGGCCGCGCAGAAAATGCTCGCGGCGTCCGGGGCCAACTCCGACAAGATTTACCGTCAGACCCTGGATGGCATCGCCGAACTGCTGAGCGCCGAGGCGCCATAA
- the bcp gene encoding thioredoxin-dependent thiol peroxidase has product MIETGQAAPDFNLQASTGARLSLSQFRGQTVVVYFYPKDDTPGCTKQACSFRDHWQPLLDQGVVVLGISPDAIPSHEKFVQKYQLPFPLLADEDHAVATAYGAWGSKSMYGKTVTGILRTTFLIGPDGIVQHVFKKPKTDIHAEEVLSKLKAVV; this is encoded by the coding sequence ATGATCGAAACCGGCCAAGCCGCCCCGGACTTCAACCTGCAGGCCAGCACGGGCGCGCGCCTCTCGCTGTCACAGTTTCGGGGCCAGACCGTGGTGGTGTATTTCTATCCGAAGGATGACACCCCTGGCTGCACCAAGCAGGCCTGCTCCTTCCGTGACCACTGGCAACCTTTGCTGGACCAGGGGGTCGTGGTACTGGGCATCAGTCCGGACGCCATTCCGTCCCATGAAAAATTCGTCCAGAAATACCAGTTGCCCTTCCCCTTGCTCGCGGATGAAGACCATGCCGTCGCCACCGCCTACGGCGCCTGGGGCAGCAAGTCGATGTATGGCAAAACGGTGACCGGGATCCTGCGGACCACCTTCCTGATCGGACCGGACGGCATCGTCCAGCACGTGTTCAAGAAGCCCAAGACCGATATTCACGCCGAGGAAGTCCTGTCCAAACTGAAAGCGGTCGTCTGA
- a CDS encoding glycosyltransferase, with product MNLTAFLAMLWPLAGAAQAVLTGRNLLAFSPGTTAPPVSSEEAPPAPPAAPSPPRNLGARPSEDSATDSERLVSLLVPARQEASRIGACVSALLAQTHADIEVLVLDDGSDDGTAEAASAAAAGDTRFRLLAGGPPEAGWTGKTWACQQLFEASRGYWICFLEADVLLAPEAIATAVAIAREQGSGLLSWSPRVTPHTPMGAAILPMRPFLLLSSLPLAWAEGLPPAGLAAADSAFLMFTRREYTRAGGHQACASHFSDAVALASAVKAGGGKVVLRDAEGHLTRQTEEAPKALWEQHCRHLFPLSGGHPQAYAAGVAGYAVLHGLPAIAVLLGLLLHWPGLTSAGLLQLAIGVGVRLALALRLKQPLWSPLLHPLASGFMVAAAIASWYVWTRKGLLWKGRPCGGSNQTPPAPEAKAAH from the coding sequence ATGAACCTGACGGCTTTCCTGGCCATGCTCTGGCCCCTGGCGGGGGCGGCACAGGCGGTTCTGACAGGACGGAACCTGCTGGCCTTCAGTCCTGGGACGACGGCCCCACCAGTCTCCTCGGAAGAGGCCCCCCCCGCCCCTCCCGCCGCCCCCTCGCCCCCTCGTAACCTGGGAGCCCGTCCCTCGGAGGATTCCGCAACCGATTCGGAGAGGCTGGTTTCCCTGCTGGTCCCGGCCCGACAGGAAGCCTCACGCATCGGGGCTTGCGTGAGCGCGTTGCTGGCCCAGACCCACGCGGACATTGAGGTCCTGGTCCTCGACGACGGCTCCGACGACGGCACGGCGGAAGCAGCCAGCGCGGCGGCGGCTGGAGATACCCGCTTCCGACTGCTGGCGGGAGGCCCCCCGGAAGCTGGTTGGACCGGCAAGACCTGGGCCTGTCAGCAGCTGTTTGAAGCCTCCCGCGGCTACTGGATTTGCTTTCTGGAGGCGGATGTCTTGCTGGCGCCCGAGGCGATCGCCACGGCGGTGGCGATCGCCCGGGAACAAGGCAGCGGATTGCTGTCCTGGTCACCGCGGGTCACCCCTCACACGCCCATGGGCGCCGCCATCTTGCCCATGCGGCCATTTTTGTTGCTGTCCAGCCTGCCATTGGCCTGGGCCGAGGGACTCCCGCCCGCTGGGCTGGCAGCGGCCGACAGCGCGTTTCTCATGTTTACACGTCGCGAGTATACTCGGGCCGGGGGACACCAGGCCTGCGCGAGCCATTTTTCGGACGCCGTGGCGCTGGCCAGCGCGGTCAAGGCTGGCGGCGGAAAGGTGGTGCTGCGCGACGCGGAGGGCCACCTGACGCGGCAGACAGAGGAGGCCCCGAAGGCGCTATGGGAGCAGCACTGCCGACATTTGTTTCCACTGTCTGGCGGCCACCCTCAGGCCTATGCGGCGGGGGTGGCCGGGTATGCCGTGCTGCATGGATTACCGGCGATCGCCGTCCTGCTGGGTCTGTTGCTCCACTGGCCGGGTCTGACCAGCGCCGGCCTCCTGCAGCTGGCGATCGGCGTCGGCGTGCGCCTGGCGCTTGCGTTGCGTCTGAAGCAGCCGCTGTGGAGTCCGCTGTTGCACCCCCTGGCGAGTGGGTTCATGGTGGCCGCGGCGATCGCCTCGTGGTACGTTTGGACGCGCAAGGGCCTGCTCTGGAAGGGACGCCCTTGCGGTGGATCCAACCAGACCCCACCCGCCCCCGAGGCCAAGGCCGCGCACTGA
- a CDS encoding metal-dependent transcriptional regulator — MPKDEDTAASATAKVPPVSRYPHSERGDTTTAIQDYIKAIFKLQDGSAGVTNTAIAEKLGYTPASVTGMLKKLARAELVTHHPYQGVVLTEKGRRLALEMIRHHRLIELYLMRALGYSWDEVDAEAERLEHVISEEMEDRMAAFLQEPTEDPHGDPIPTRDGVMSTIRYAPLATMQPGQFVRIRRVKDSDPSLLRYLGQLGLFPHVVLEVVDRAPFDGPLTIRISSAQHALGPQVANSVFVEPVREGAS; from the coding sequence ATGCCTAAAGATGAAGACACCGCCGCTTCAGCCACCGCGAAGGTGCCGCCCGTGAGTCGCTATCCGCACAGTGAGCGCGGTGACACCACCACGGCCATTCAGGACTACATCAAGGCCATTTTCAAGTTGCAGGACGGCTCGGCCGGGGTCACCAACACGGCGATTGCGGAGAAGCTTGGCTACACTCCCGCTTCCGTCACGGGCATGCTCAAGAAACTCGCGCGGGCCGAGCTGGTGACCCATCATCCGTATCAAGGGGTGGTGCTCACCGAGAAGGGGCGGCGGCTGGCGCTCGAGATGATCCGCCATCACCGCCTGATCGAGCTGTACCTGATGCGCGCCCTGGGATACTCCTGGGACGAGGTCGATGCGGAGGCGGAGCGCCTGGAACACGTCATCTCCGAGGAGATGGAAGATCGCATGGCGGCCTTCTTGCAGGAGCCGACGGAGGATCCCCACGGGGATCCGATTCCCACCCGCGATGGCGTCATGTCCACGATTCGCTATGCCCCGCTGGCCACCATGCAACCCGGCCAGTTCGTGCGCATCCGGCGGGTCAAGGACAGCGACCCGAGCCTCTTGCGCTACCTGGGCCAGCTGGGGCTGTTCCCCCACGTGGTCCTCGAGGTGGTCGACCGGGCCCCCTTCGACGGACCGCTGACGATCCGCATCTCTTCCGCTCAGCACGCCCTCGGGCCCCAGGTGGCCAACAGCGTCTTCGTCGAGCCGGTGCGGGAGGGAGCCAGCTGA
- a CDS encoding metal ABC transporter substrate-binding protein: protein MWRRVAWLLALASLLVSCGQPGSQDGPRLVATTTMVADMVRQIAGHRLRVQGLLTPGADPHIYRPVPRDAEAIAQAPLVFSHGLHLEPWLPDLVRQSGGKGRQVVVAEGLANRRSPTDASLPDPHIWFDVPRWRRTIPRVVQALSAHDPAGRQVFEANARLYDQQLGLLDAWIRRELAQVPRARRRLVTSHDAFGYFGAAYGFEVVPIQGVSTESEAGTQDLVRVVQRVKQAQVPMVFVETSVNARLVEQVARETGARVGGPLYSDACGAFDTSGGSYVGMLRDNVAVIVEGLQ, encoded by the coding sequence ATGTGGCGGCGTGTAGCCTGGCTGCTTGCGTTGGCTTCTCTGCTGGTCTCCTGCGGGCAACCTGGGTCGCAGGACGGGCCGCGGCTGGTGGCCACCACCACGATGGTGGCCGACATGGTGCGTCAGATCGCGGGCCATCGCCTGCGCGTGCAGGGCCTGCTGACGCCGGGGGCCGATCCGCATATCTACCGTCCCGTGCCCCGCGACGCGGAGGCGATCGCCCAGGCGCCGCTGGTCTTCTCTCATGGGTTGCACCTGGAGCCCTGGTTGCCGGACCTGGTGCGTCAGAGTGGCGGAAAAGGGCGTCAGGTGGTCGTGGCGGAAGGCCTGGCCAACCGACGCAGCCCCACCGATGCGAGCCTGCCAGACCCTCATATCTGGTTTGACGTGCCGCGCTGGCGTCGGACGATTCCCCGGGTGGTGCAAGCGCTGTCGGCGCACGACCCGGCCGGCCGGCAGGTGTTCGAGGCCAATGCCAGGCTGTATGACCAGCAACTCGGTTTGCTCGATGCCTGGATCCGTCGCGAACTGGCCCAGGTTCCTCGCGCGCGGCGGCGTCTGGTGACCAGTCACGACGCTTTTGGCTATTTTGGCGCGGCCTATGGCTTCGAGGTGGTCCCGATCCAGGGGGTCTCCACCGAGTCCGAGGCCGGCACGCAGGATCTCGTTCGGGTCGTGCAACGCGTGAAGCAGGCCCAGGTGCCGATGGTCTTCGTGGAAACATCCGTCAATGCGCGCCTGGTGGAGCAGGTGGCCCGCGAGACCGGCGCTCGCGTGGGGGGGCCGCTCTACAGCGATGCGTGTGGTGCCTTTGATACCTCCGGGGGCAGTTACGTGGGGATGCTGCGCGATAACGTGGCCGTGATCGTCGAGGGCTTGCAATGA